Proteins from one Anopheles nili chromosome 2, idAnoNiliSN_F5_01, whole genome shotgun sequence genomic window:
- the LOC128730662 gene encoding L-threonine 3-dehydrogenase, mitochondrial: MLLRRTSIALGGCLRQQLQRVAPAIATSGSICHQRWLSNGGSRKTHPKILITGGLGQLGVECAKLLRSQYGDENVILSDIIKPSDAIINSGPYIFADILDFKGLQKIVVDHRVDWIIHFSALLSAIGEQNVPLAVRVNIEGMHNVLELAKQYKLRIFVPSTIGAFGPDSPRNPTPNVTVQRPRTIYGVSKVHAELMGEYYHHKFGLDFRCLRFPGVISSDPPGGGTTDYAVAIFFEGLKTGKYQCYLKPDTRLPMMYIEDCLRSLLEFMTAPEEKLERRVYNVTAMSFTPEELVEKLSKHIPELHVSYRPDSRQLIADSWPQVFDDSEARRDWGWRHHYDLDKLVDLMVRDVNENYIKKAPQ; the protein is encoded by the exons ATGCTGTTGCGCAGGACGTCGATTGCGTTGGGTGGCTGTTTGCGGCAGCAGTTGCAGCGTGTTGCACCGGCCATCGCAACCAGTGGCTCGATTTGCCATCAACGGTGGCTCTCGAATGGTGGCtcgcgaaaaacgcacccgaaaATCCTCATCACAG GAGGACTCGGTCAGCTGGGCGTCGAATGTGCCAAACTGCTGCGCAGCCAGTACGGCGACGAGAACGTCATCCTGTCCGACATCATCAAGCCGAGTGATGCGATCATCAACAGCGGACCGTACATCTTCGCAGACATCCTCGACTTCAAGGGTTTGCAGAAAATCGTGGTCGATCACCGGGTCGATTGGATCATTCATTTTTCCGCCCTACTGAGCGCGATCGGGGAGCAGAATGTGCCACTGGCCGTGCGCGTCAACATCGAGGGTATGCACAACGTGCTCGAGCTGGCGAAGCAATACAAGCTGCGGATCTTCGTCCCGAGCACGATCGGTGCGTTTGGTCCAGATAGTCCCCGGAATCCAACACCGAACGTCACCGTACAACGGCCCCGAACGATTTACGGTGTGTCGAAGGTACATGCGGAGCTGATGGGCGAGTACTACCACCATAAGTTTGGGTTGGATTTCCGCTGCCTGCGGTTCCCGGGAGTGATCTCTAGCGACCCACCTGGCGGTGGCACCACCG ATTACGCCGTTGCCATATTCTTCGAGGGGCTGAAAACGGGCAAGTACCAATGTTACCTCAAGCCGGACACGCGCTTACCGATGATGTACATCGAGGATTGTCTCCGATCGCTGCTCGAATTCATGACCGCACCGGAGGAGAAGCTGGAACGCCGAGTGTACAACGTGACTGCCATGTCCTTCACACCGGAGGAGCTCGTCGAGAAGCTGTCCAAGCACATACCTGAACTGCACGTGAGCTATCGACCCGACAGCAGGCAGCTGATTGCCGACTCGTGGCCGCAGGTGTTCGATGACTCCGAGGCGCGCCGAGACTGGGGCTGGCGGCATCACTATGACCTGGACAAGCTGGTCGATCTGATGGTGCGCGACGTGAACGAGAACTACATCAAAAAGGCGCCTCAATGA
- the LOC128728854 gene encoding caspase-like, protein MENEKPTRPQSDVPDVVDSNPINLEYDTKHAKRGIAVIFNQVNFKNLEKRNGSDKDCDSIHKTLIHLGFDVRVHKDSKQSEIKNELTTIANEDHSNNDCFMLVIMTHGEENTLHASDKIFEQNLLWENFIGANCPTLIGKPKLFFIQACRGRSFDGGV, encoded by the exons ATGGAGAACGAGAAACCAACGAGACCTCAAAGCGATGTCCCCGATGTAGTGGACTCTAATCCGATAAACTT AGAATACGACACGAAACATGCGAAGCGTGGGATTGCGGTCATCTTTAATCAAGTAAACTTCAAAAACTTGGAGAAGCGTAATGGGAGCGATAAGGATTGTGATTCCATACACAAAACGTTGATACATTTGGGCTTTGACGTGCGCGTTCACAAAGACAGTAAACAGtctgaaattaaaaatgaattgaCAACAATCGCAAATGAAGATCATTCGAATAATGATTGCTTCATGTTGGTGATTATGACGCACGGCGAAGAAAACACGCTGCATGCATCCGACAAGATATTCGAGCAAAACTTGCTCTGGGAGAACTTTATTGGAGCTAATTGTCCGACGTTGATCGGTAAACCGAAGCTGTTCTTCATCCAGGCATGCAGGGGCCGCAGTTTTGACGGTGGT GTCTGA